In Rhodamnia argentea isolate NSW1041297 chromosome 4, ASM2092103v1, whole genome shotgun sequence, the following proteins share a genomic window:
- the LOC115748844 gene encoding disease resistance protein L6-like has translation MKRKWSCSPETRRTRHGSSGALYDVFLSFRGPDTRTNFTDFLYHALLDKGIHVFIDKKGIDVGEEIGPEIYQAIDDSKICIPIFSRGYASSSWCLRELEYMMERRKTEELEVMPIFYDVEPSDVKLETEVYRDALTQHRKERGPETVQGWEEALKEVTKIKGWDTKNAGHGELTRLIARKVLVKLKVSSVYLPDYLVGIDQSVDEVIDLLSVESKDVRLVGICGIGGIGKTTLAKLIYQKLSANFESCCFLPDIRQASKNSGFLNLQRQLVHDILGDKTIEVSSVDQGKNLIKERFSRKKVLIFLDDVNHRSQLIALAAKKEWFGLGSRIIVTTRDRSVLCGFQDQLEHCLIYEAKELNNLEALQLFSKHAFRSISPPNALMSLFEKVIAKTGGLPLAIEVMGSFLCGKGKAVWEDTLKKMEHYPYKDVKETLMLSYEALDHQQRQIFLDIACFLVGENKSHASYMWDACGYFPEEGIEVLLSMSLMKIGERNQLCMHDQAKDLGRSIVFQENCEDPGKRSRVWNHEEALDIFERKKGTETVAAICMNFYGIIPAPVLTSDEFMKMPSIRFLKMVGADLSGYCGNLFPELRWLSWNYGPSNWLATSSCPKNLVILDLSWSRISFFGGDLSRPKMPSRLKVLNLSYCHMLTEIGDLSAHLFLEILILEECENLLLIDPSICKLRCLKHLNLNGCCSLRKFPYLGSLKALTELLMDRVLLRKSVGSNWSPVGQNSMWHERKKKGIRLSSSIGALVNLKCLSICGASRLTGLPESIGLLKSLVELNISDTGITEFPSSIVHLKKLKVLKMDRSCITELPAAIGMWEELEEIHGEDCSALQMMPSDVAGLSFLKILKLTGTRVKKVPELPSSLISLHLSSTAEVPDMSNVRNFKLSFPTSTCTSGLEMDITYNLWWIGKLLRLEYLRLELPSITSIPSNLDHLCCLKELLLVRCRNLQHIGLLPSSLRKLTVSHCNVLQSIDLSNLQKLLELSLSFGISNIQGLEGLRSLQCLKLSCCELSELGGLERLEKLQVLSIDCCPLLHTLPNLSDLKCLKDLFLWSCRKLVEIQGLDRLESLQSINIGGCSSWQGSPDLSNLKKLKYCNIECCSEGNLPGEVAQNHDDLSACHS, from the exons atgaaaaggaaatgGAGCTGTTCACCAGAAACTCGACGCACGAGGCATGGCTCATCAGGAGCTCTGTACGATGTGTTCTTGAGCTTTCGAGGACCAGATACTCGCACTAACTTCACAGATTTCCTCTATCACGCCTTGCTAGATAAGGGTATTCATGTTTTCATAGACAAGAAGGGGATTGACGTGGGTGAAGAGATTGGCCCTGAGATTTACCAGGCCATTGATGACTCGAAAATCTGCATTCCGATCTTCTCCAGAGGCTATGCCTCCAGTAGCTGGTGCCTGCGCGAGCTGGAATACATGATGGAGCGTAGGAAAACCGAGGAACTGGAGGTTATGCCCATCTTTTATGACGTGGAACCTTCTGATGTGAAGCTTGAAACCGAAGTATATAGGGATGCGCTAACTCAGCATAGAAAAGAACGCGGGCCTGAGACTGTGCAGGGCTGGGAGGAGGCGCTAAAGGAAGTTACTAAAATCAAGGGATGGGACACCAAGAACGCTGG CCATGGAGAACTCACACGGCTAATAGCTCGTAAAGTCTTGGTTAAGCTTAAAGTGTCTTCAGTATATCTACCCGATTATTTGGTCGGGATCGACCAATCAGTGGATGAAGTAATAGATTTGTTGAGTGTTGAATCTAAGGACGTAAGGCTCGTTGGAATATGTGGAATAGGTGGTATAGGCAAGACAACTCTTGCCAAGCTCATTTACCAAAAACTGTCTGCTAATTTTGAAAGTTGTTGCTTTCTGCCGGATATTCGACAAGCATCAAAAAATTCTGGTTTTCTAAATCTGCAAAGGCAACTAGTGCATGATATCCTTGGGGATAAAACAATTGAGGTTTCTAGCGTCGATCAAGGAAAAAATCTGATTAAAGAACGATTTAGTAGAAAGAAAGTTCTTATTTTCCTTGATGATGTAAATCATAGGAGCCAACTTATCGCATTAGCTGCAAAGAAAGAATGGTTTGGTCTAGGAAGTAGAATAATTGTTACAACAAGAGACAGAAGTGTTTTATGTGGATTCCAAGATCAATTGGAGCATTGTTTGATTTATGAAGCTAAGGAACTCAACAATCTTGAagctcttcaactttttagcaAGCATGCCTTTAGAAGCATCTCTCCTCCAAATGCATTGATGAGTCTATTTGAGAAAGTTATTGCAAAAACCGGAGGGCTTCCTTTGGCCATCGAAGTGATGGGCTCATTTTTATGCGGAAAGGGGAAAGCGGTGTGGGAAGATACATTGAAAAAGATGGAGCATTATCCTTATAAGGATGTGAAGGAAACATTAATGTTAAGTTATGAGGCGTTAGATCATCAGCAACGACAAATATTTCTTGATATTGCTTGCTTTCTAGTCGGAGAAAATAAGAGTCATGCAAGTTACATGTGGGATGCGTGTGGATATTTTCCAGAAGAGGGGATTGAAGTACTACTTTCAATGTCCTTAATGAAAATTGGAGAAAGGAATCAATTATGTATGCATGATCAAGCTAAAGACTTAGGCCGAAGCATTGTGTTCCAAGAAAATTGCGAAGACCCAGGAAAACGTTCACGGGTGTGGAACCACGAAGAAGCTCTTGATATATTCGAGAGAAAGAAG GGGACCGAAACTGTTGCGGCAATCTGCATGAACTTTTACGGGATTATACCAGCCCCTGTTTTGACATCAGAtgaatttatgaaaatgccaaGCATTAGATTTCTTAAAATGGTTGGCGCAGACCTCTCTGGATACTGTGGGAATCTCTTTCCAGAATTGAGATGGCTATCATGGAACTATGGTCCTTCAAATTGGCTTGCAACCAGCTCTTGCCCAAAAAATCTAGTCATCCTCGACCTATCATGGAGCCGAATAAGCTTTTTTGGTGGTGACTTGTCTCGACCTAAG ATGCCTTCGAGATTGAAGGTCCTTAATCTCTCATATTGCCACATGTTGACCGAAATTGGAGATCTGTCAGCACATTTATTCTTAGAAATACTAATTCTTGAGGAGTGCGAGAATTTGCTGCTGATTGATCCATCCATATGTAAACTAAGGTGTCTGAAGCACTTGAATCTAAATGGATGTTGTTCTCTCCGGAAATTTCCTTACTTAGGTTCTCTAAAAGCTTTGACTGAGCTGCTCATGGATAGAGTGTTGTTACGAAAAAGTGTCGGAAGCAATTGGTCACCTGTAGGACAAAATAGCATGTGgcatgaacgaaaaaaaaaaggcattagGCTGTCAAGCTCAATCGGAGCACTTGTGAATCTCAAGTGCTTGTCCATTTGTGGAGCTTCAAGGCTAACAGGACTTCCAGAATCAATTGGGTTGCTGAAGTCTTTAGTCGAATTGAATATCTCAGACACAGGAATTACAGAGTTTCCTAGCTCGATTGTTCACCTAAAGAAGTTGAAAGTCTTGAAGATGGACAGAAGTTGCATAACAGAGCTACCAGCAGCAATTGGGATGTGGGAGGAACTGGAAGAGATTCACGGAGAGGATTGTTCGGCATTACAGATGATGCCCAGTGATGTTGCAGGACTCTCTTTcttgaaaatactaaaattaaCAGGAACTCGTGTGAAGAAAGTACCAGAGCTTCCCTCAAGTTTGATAAGTCTACATCTCTCTTCAACAGCAGAAGTTCCGGACATGTCGAATGtcagaaatttcaaattgagcTTTCCAACCTCAACCTGCACCTCAGGTTTGGAAATGGATATAACTTACAACCTATGGTGGATTGGGAAACTATTGAGACTGGAGTACTTAAGATTGGAACTTCCAAGCATCACCAGCATACCATCAAATTTGGATCACCTTTGTTGCCTGAAAGAACTTCTACTCGTCCGCTGTAGGAATCTGCAGCACATTGGACTGCTTCCCTCTAGTTTGAGGAAACTTACAGTTTCCCACTGCAATGTTCTACAAAGTATAGATCTTTCCAACTTGCAGAAATTGCTGGAGTTAAGTCTCAGTTTTGGGATTTCTAATATTCAAGGGCTTGAAGGTTTAAGATCATTACAGTGCCTGAAACTGTCCTGCTGTGAGTTGAGCGAGCTCGGTGGGCTTGAAAGGCTAGAGAAGCTACAGGTGTTGTCGATTGATTGTTGCCCCCTCCTCCATACGTTGCCCAACTTATCTGACTTAAAATGTCTGAAGGACCTTTTCCTGTGGAGCTGTCGGAAACTGGTCGAGATTCAAGGTCTCGACAGACTGGAATCACTGCAATCAATCAACATTGGAGGCTGCAGTTCCTGGCAAGGCTCACCTGATCTATCCAATTTGAAGAAGCTGAAGTACTGCAACATTGAATGTTGTTCGGAAGGTAATCTCCCAGGAGAAGTAGCACAAAATCATGATGACCTCTCAGCCTGCCATAGTTGA